The following are from one region of the Pirellulales bacterium genome:
- a CDS encoding PHP domain-containing protein, producing MPRHLISIPARLAATLALLLVSSERASADAMQRLRLERLKAVHEAVAALQAERRPVAIEPGEYTDYRAQLHVHSAFSHDSRSTFDEVLAAAKQCGTQVIMFSEHPAPHYDYIKDGHRGLHDGILVIPGAETGGYLAWPTRSIQDEKTEGPQAFADLVRRDDGLIFLCHLEERMDWEIAGLTGSEIYNTHADAMDEKRFLASLRNPLLLLALLPALEQYPQECFGAIFDYPAEYLKRYDELCQKYPHTGISANDSHHNQGVTATLDAEGKVQVIDRLGEKVAELDPKKVPLIAPMVKEKQPGDTILALDLDPYERSFRHVSTHLLMQEQTEEAVWEALKSGRAYVAFDWLCDPTGFVFFARQGADGPRLEMGSQIEMPAADDADAAKKQLTLETAAPLAGIIKVLRNGVVVKEDRAARLSYTVTEPGNYRIEVWVPVAGELKPWILSNPIYVRGS from the coding sequence ATGCCGCGCCACTTGATTTCTATTCCTGCACGACTCGCTGCAACTCTTGCTTTGCTGCTCGTCTCGTCCGAACGAGCCTCGGCCGATGCCATGCAGCGTTTGCGCTTGGAGCGTCTCAAAGCGGTCCACGAGGCGGTGGCGGCCTTGCAGGCCGAGCGGCGTCCCGTGGCGATCGAGCCGGGCGAATACACCGATTACCGCGCGCAACTGCACGTCCACTCGGCCTTCTCGCACGACAGCCGTTCGACGTTCGACGAGGTGCTCGCCGCGGCCAAGCAGTGCGGCACCCAGGTAATCATGTTCAGCGAGCACCCGGCGCCCCACTACGACTACATCAAGGATGGTCATCGCGGGCTGCACGATGGCATTCTGGTGATCCCGGGGGCCGAGACGGGTGGTTACCTCGCCTGGCCCACGCGCAGCATTCAGGACGAAAAGACGGAAGGACCGCAGGCGTTTGCCGATCTCGTCCGGCGAGACGACGGTCTCATCTTCCTCTGCCATCTCGAAGAACGCATGGACTGGGAGATCGCCGGGCTGACGGGGAGCGAGATTTACAACACCCATGCCGACGCCATGGATGAGAAACGCTTTCTCGCCTCGTTACGTAATCCGCTCTTGTTGCTGGCGCTGTTGCCCGCGCTCGAGCAGTATCCGCAGGAATGCTTCGGAGCAATCTTCGACTATCCGGCCGAGTACTTGAAGCGCTATGACGAGCTGTGCCAGAAGTATCCGCACACGGGCATCTCGGCCAACGACTCGCACCACAACCAGGGGGTGACGGCCACGCTCGACGCGGAGGGGAAGGTGCAGGTCATCGATCGGCTGGGTGAAAAAGTCGCCGAGCTCGATCCCAAGAAGGTGCCGCTCATCGCCCCGATGGTGAAGGAGAAGCAGCCGGGAGATACGATCCTCGCGCTGGACCTCGATCCCTACGAGCGGAGCTTCCGTCACGTGAGCACCCACTTGCTCATGCAGGAACAGACGGAGGAGGCGGTCTGGGAGGCGTTGAAGTCGGGGCGTGCGTACGTCGCCTTCGACTGGCTGTGCGATCCGACTGGCTTCGTCTTCTTTGCGCGCCAGGGAGCGGATGGTCCACGACTGGAGATGGGGAGCCAGATCGAAATGCCGGCCGCCGATGATGCGGACGCGGCGAAGAAGCAACTCACGCTCGAGACGGCCGCGCCGCTGGCCGGCATCATCAAGGTGCTGCGCAACGGTGTAGTCGTGAAGGAGGATCGCGCGGCCCGGCTGAGCTATACGGTTACCGAACCGGGGAACTATCGCATCGAGGTCTGGGTGCCGGTGGCGGGGGAGCTGAAGCCGTGGATTCTCTCGAATCCGATCTACGTGCGCGGCTCGTGA
- a CDS encoding CinA family nicotinamide mononucleotide deamidase-related protein, which translates to MLAEVISIGDELTSGQRLDTNSQWLSQRLGELGFRVVWHTTVADDLDANIAVFRTAVERADVVVASGGLGPTADDLTRDAVAAMLGVDLVLDEAVLERIRAMFAFFKRDMPEKNRVQAMFPAGTHVIPNPHGTAPGIAATIERADRAPSRLYCLPGVPAEMFEMFAASVAPELVPTDGSRRLLRHRVIKCFGVGESHLEQMLPDLIRRGREPSVGITVSQATISLRITASGASEEACLTQIAPTEETIRQCLGDIVFGESEDELEHAVARLLAAEQKSLATAELGTGGLVAERLREAPEAAPWFRGGYVAADAAMLSRMIPVEEELARLPAGEEDSSQARFVRAAALACRAETETDLALVVGELPRFDAANPEANRVWFAVATADGVTVKSAPTAGHPAILISRTAKQGLNMVRLLLLRGADPSANLSR; encoded by the coding sequence ATGCTCGCAGAAGTTATCTCGATCGGCGACGAGCTCACCAGCGGTCAACGTCTCGATACGAACAGCCAGTGGCTCAGTCAGCGATTGGGCGAATTGGGCTTCCGCGTCGTATGGCACACGACCGTGGCCGACGATCTCGACGCGAACATCGCCGTCTTTCGCACGGCGGTCGAACGGGCCGACGTCGTGGTGGCCAGCGGTGGGCTAGGCCCCACGGCCGACGACCTCACGCGCGACGCCGTGGCCGCCATGCTGGGGGTCGACCTCGTGCTCGACGAGGCGGTGCTCGAACGCATCCGCGCCATGTTCGCCTTCTTCAAACGAGACATGCCCGAGAAAAACCGCGTGCAGGCGATGTTCCCAGCCGGCACGCACGTGATTCCCAATCCCCACGGCACCGCGCCGGGCATCGCGGCGACCATCGAACGTGCCGACCGCGCTCCTTCTCGGCTTTACTGCCTGCCGGGCGTGCCGGCCGAGATGTTCGAGATGTTCGCCGCCAGCGTCGCGCCCGAGCTTGTGCCCACCGACGGCTCGCGCCGCTTGCTCCGCCATCGCGTCATCAAGTGCTTCGGCGTGGGCGAAAGCCACCTCGAACAGATGCTGCCCGACCTGATCCGCCGCGGACGCGAACCTTCCGTCGGCATCACGGTCAGCCAGGCCACCATCTCGCTCCGCATCACGGCCAGCGGCGCCTCGGAAGAGGCATGCCTCACCCAGATCGCCCCCACGGAAGAAACGATCCGCCAATGCCTGGGGGACATCGTCTTTGGCGAAAGCGAGGACGAGCTCGAGCACGCCGTCGCTCGCTTGCTGGCCGCCGAGCAGAAATCGCTCGCCACGGCCGAGTTGGGCACCGGCGGCCTCGTGGCCGAGCGACTGCGCGAAGCGCCCGAGGCGGCCCCCTGGTTTCGGGGAGGTTACGTGGCGGCCGACGCCGCCATGCTGTCGCGAATGATCCCCGTCGAAGAAGAACTGGCACGGTTACCGGCCGGCGAGGAGGACTCTTCCCAGGCTCGCTTCGTCCGCGCGGCGGCCCTGGCCTGCCGTGCCGAGACCGAAACCGACCTGGCGCTGGTCGTAGGGGAACTGCCCAGGTTCGATGCGGCCAACCCAGAGGCCAACCGCGTTTGGTTCGCGGTCGCCACGGCCGATGGCGTGACCGTCAAGTCGGCCCCCACCGCCGGCCACCCCGCGATCCTGATCTCGCGCACCGCCAAGCAAGGCCTGAACATGGTGCGCCTCTTGTTGCTCCGCGGCGCGGACCCCTCCGCAAACCTCAGCCGCTGA
- a CDS encoding copper-translocating P-type ATPase: MARIELPIEGMTCQNCVRHVTQALAEVPGVSDAEVSLEARRAVVDADATVTRGQLVEAVAEAGYRVPDGAPAPPRDVVPLSLSGRATAPLSSAAEPHHAHPGHAHLPAEPPGLEQEGHASAQEMLLDIVGMHCASCVGRVEESLKKLTGVATAHANLATEQARVTFDPTRVTVGDLQSAVERAGYRARPTDQHAQHGDESGHDHVHGDLLSWRRRLMVGAVLLVPLMALHYLGGHGSAIGPWIELALAIGLNAYVGWPYYAGAWQRARHLSTNMDTLVALGTGAAFLAGVVSVLRWGAGAVTHADTMYLMDGGMILVFITAGKYLEARAKGQASAAIRKLLDLSPNEATIERDGNPVRVPVEQVAVGEKLIVRPGEKIPLDAEVASGRSNVNEAWLTGESIPIEKGPGDKILAGTVNGDGALVATVVQVAGNTALAQVIELVRHAQESKAEVQRLADKVVSWFVPAVLAIGALTFLAWGVLAGEWGVALTSTVAVLVVACPCALGLATPTAVLVGSGRGAEQGILIKDATALEMAGRLTAIVLDKTGTVTEGKPAVREIITTSNTTADKVLAAAASAEQLSGHPLAAPIVAEAQARQLQIPTATDMQVVPGAGVLADTSQGVVLVGNERLLDEERVDYAAHAVTARQLRADGKTPLFVAREGDFLGFVVVADVVAAHSREAIERLHALGLKVFLLSGDHRATVEAVGREVGVDEVRAEVLPDEKQAEIHRLREAGYVVAMVGDGINDAPALAAADLGIAIGTGSDVAIETASIVLVRHDLRSVPAAVALSRATLRTIRQNLVWAFLYNVLLIPLAAGGYLWPSAAAAAMALSSVSVVGNSLLLRRRRLE; the protein is encoded by the coding sequence ATGGCTCGTATCGAACTTCCGATCGAAGGAATGACCTGCCAGAACTGCGTGCGTCATGTGACGCAAGCGCTGGCCGAGGTACCTGGCGTGAGCGATGCCGAGGTCAGCCTCGAAGCGCGCCGCGCCGTCGTCGACGCCGATGCCACCGTCACACGAGGGCAACTCGTCGAGGCCGTGGCCGAGGCCGGCTATCGCGTGCCCGACGGCGCCCCGGCGCCGCCGCGCGACGTGGTGCCACTGAGTCTTTCTGGGCGTGCGACGGCGCCACTATCCTCGGCCGCCGAGCCACACCACGCGCACCCTGGCCACGCTCATCTGCCAGCGGAGCCTCCCGGCCTCGAACAGGAGGGCCACGCGAGCGCCCAGGAGATGTTGCTCGACATTGTTGGCATGCACTGCGCGAGTTGCGTGGGACGTGTGGAAGAGAGTTTGAAGAAACTTACCGGCGTGGCCACGGCCCATGCCAACCTGGCTACCGAACAGGCGCGTGTGACTTTTGACCCCACACGAGTCACGGTCGGGGATCTGCAAAGCGCGGTCGAGCGTGCGGGCTATCGTGCCCGACCGACCGACCAGCACGCGCAGCATGGCGACGAGTCTGGCCACGACCACGTGCATGGCGATCTTTTGTCGTGGCGCCGCCGGTTGATGGTCGGCGCGGTCTTGCTCGTGCCCTTGATGGCGTTGCACTATCTGGGCGGTCACGGTTCGGCGATCGGCCCGTGGATCGAGCTGGCGCTGGCGATAGGACTGAACGCCTACGTGGGCTGGCCCTACTATGCCGGCGCCTGGCAGCGGGCGCGGCACCTTTCGACAAACATGGACACGCTGGTCGCGTTGGGGACCGGCGCCGCATTTTTGGCGGGGGTGGTGAGCGTGTTGCGCTGGGGGGCCGGCGCGGTGACGCATGCCGACACGATGTACTTGATGGATGGCGGAATGATTCTCGTCTTCATCACCGCGGGCAAGTATCTCGAAGCCCGGGCCAAGGGACAGGCCTCGGCGGCGATTCGCAAGCTGCTCGATCTATCGCCCAACGAGGCGACCATCGAACGCGATGGCAACCCGGTGCGCGTGCCGGTCGAACAGGTGGCCGTGGGAGAGAAGCTCATCGTTCGCCCTGGCGAGAAGATTCCGCTCGATGCCGAGGTCGCCAGCGGCCGGTCGAACGTCAACGAAGCCTGGCTCACGGGCGAATCGATTCCCATCGAAAAAGGGCCGGGAGACAAGATTCTGGCCGGCACCGTCAACGGCGACGGGGCGTTGGTGGCGACCGTGGTGCAAGTGGCGGGCAACACGGCGCTCGCGCAGGTGATCGAGCTCGTGCGGCATGCGCAGGAATCGAAAGCCGAGGTGCAACGCCTGGCCGACAAGGTCGTCTCGTGGTTCGTGCCGGCGGTATTGGCCATCGGGGCCCTGACGTTTCTCGCGTGGGGCGTGCTGGCGGGCGAGTGGGGCGTCGCGCTGACGTCGACCGTGGCCGTGTTGGTCGTGGCCTGTCCCTGTGCCTTGGGTTTGGCGACCCCCACGGCGGTGCTCGTCGGCAGCGGTCGCGGCGCGGAGCAGGGTATCTTGATCAAGGATGCCACCGCGCTCGAGATGGCGGGCAGGCTCACGGCGATCGTGCTCGACAAGACCGGCACGGTGACCGAAGGCAAACCGGCGGTGCGCGAGATCATCACGACCTCGAACACCACGGCCGACAAGGTGCTGGCCGCGGCGGCCTCGGCCGAGCAACTGAGCGGGCATCCGCTGGCGGCGCCGATCGTGGCCGAGGCGCAAGCCCGGCAATTGCAGATCCCCACGGCGACCGACATGCAGGTGGTGCCTGGCGCCGGGGTGCTCGCCGATACGTCGCAAGGGGTCGTACTGGTAGGGAACGAGCGGCTGCTCGACGAAGAACGCGTCGATTACGCCGCGCACGCCGTCACCGCGCGACAACTGCGTGCCGATGGCAAGACACCGCTGTTTGTGGCCCGCGAGGGGGATTTTCTGGGCTTCGTCGTGGTGGCCGATGTCGTCGCGGCGCATAGCCGCGAGGCGATCGAACGCTTACACGCGCTGGGGCTCAAGGTGTTTCTGCTTTCGGGAGATCACCGTGCCACGGTCGAGGCTGTCGGCCGCGAGGTCGGTGTGGACGAAGTGCGCGCCGAGGTGCTGCCCGACGAGAAACAGGCCGAGATTCACCGCTTGCGCGAAGCGGGCTACGTCGTGGCGATGGTGGGAGATGGCATCAACGATGCGCCGGCCCTGGCGGCGGCCGATCTGGGGATCGCCATCGGCACGGGCTCCGACGTCGCGATCGAAACGGCGAGCATCGTGCTCGTGCGGCACGATCTGCGTTCCGTGCCGGCGGCGGTGGCCTTGTCGCGGGCCACGCTCCGCACGATTCGGCAGAACCTGGTGTGGGCCTTCCTCTACAATGTGCTGCTCATACCACTGGCGGCCGGTGGTTATCTGTGGCCTTCGGCGGCAGCCGCCGCCATGGCGCTGAGCAGCGTCTCGGTCGTGGGAAACAGCCTGCTCCTGCGCCGTCGGCGCTTGGAGTGA
- a CDS encoding 3-ketoacyl-ACP reductase, translating into MHEQPVALVTGASRGIGRAIALELGTLDHAVLVNYVSNESAAQEVVSAITERGGRGVAVQGDVGHAPDRVKLVRTAIETFGRIDVLVNNAGITSPGRRDLLEVNEEGWELVFATNLKGPFFLSQLVAREMIALVRAGQTPGGTIINVSSISGYAVSTNRGDYCLTKSALHTMTQLFAVRLADERIGVYEICPGVIDSDMTAPVREKYDRLIAEGLSPQRRWGEPADVAKAVAAIVSGYLPFSTGQQIHVDGGFHIRRL; encoded by the coding sequence ATGCACGAGCAGCCCGTCGCTTTAGTCACTGGTGCATCGCGTGGGATTGGACGTGCGATTGCGCTAGAGTTGGGGACGCTCGACCACGCGGTGCTCGTCAACTACGTGTCGAACGAGTCTGCCGCGCAGGAAGTGGTCTCGGCGATTACCGAACGCGGCGGTCGGGGGGTGGCGGTGCAGGGGGATGTCGGCCACGCGCCGGACCGAGTCAAGCTGGTGCGGACGGCGATCGAGACCTTTGGTCGCATCGACGTGCTCGTGAACAACGCCGGCATAACGTCTCCCGGCCGACGCGATTTGCTCGAGGTGAACGAAGAAGGGTGGGAGCTGGTCTTCGCCACGAATCTGAAGGGCCCCTTTTTTCTGTCGCAGCTAGTCGCCCGGGAGATGATCGCGCTGGTACGCGCCGGCCAGACGCCTGGAGGCACGATCATCAATGTCTCGTCGATCTCGGGCTATGCGGTGTCGACGAACCGGGGCGACTATTGCCTGACGAAGTCGGCGCTGCACACGATGACGCAGCTCTTCGCCGTGCGACTGGCCGACGAACGGATCGGCGTCTACGAGATTTGCCCGGGCGTCATCGACAGCGACATGACGGCGCCGGTGCGAGAGAAGTACGATCGCTTGATCGCCGAGGGGCTTTCGCCACAACGCCGCTGGGGGGAGCCCGCGGATGTGGCCAAGGCCGTCGCGGCGATCGTGTCGGGTTACTTGCCGTTCAGTACGGGTCAGCAGATCCACGTTGACGGCGGCTTCCACATTCGCCGGCTGTGA
- a CDS encoding tyrosine--tRNA ligase yields the protein MIDIFSDLKWRGLIHQTTDDAGLPGWLSAGMRTVYAGFDPTASSLHVGHLMALMTLRRFQRAGHRPIALVGGATGMIGDPSGKSEERNLLSLEVLHENVHGMAQQMRRLLDFDPAPNAALLVNNFEWMRGFSFLDFLRDVGKHFPVNVMLTKDSVRSRLERSDSGLSYTEFSYMLLQAFDFVHLKREFACELQIGGSDQWGNITAGIDLARRLDGVQLYGMTAPLLTKSDGSKMGKTEGGAVWLSPERTSPYQFYQYWINVDDADAGKCLRTFTELAHEEIEALDAARTADPARRESQKRLAEELTRLIHGDEGLAAAQRATQIFFGAEIDRLNDDELAQIFADVPSKVLPRTRLEEGGFTIVEALVEAALAKSKGEARRTVEQGGAYVSNRRIESIDTPLTVAHLAGSTTMVLRTGKKKYALLRFA from the coding sequence GTGATCGACATCTTTTCCGACCTCAAGTGGCGGGGGCTGATCCACCAAACAACCGACGACGCGGGTCTGCCCGGCTGGCTCTCCGCGGGCATGCGCACCGTCTATGCCGGCTTCGACCCCACGGCCAGCAGTCTGCACGTCGGCCATCTGATGGCGCTGATGACGTTACGCCGGTTCCAGCGCGCCGGGCATCGTCCGATTGCCCTGGTGGGCGGCGCCACCGGCATGATCGGCGACCCCAGCGGCAAGAGCGAGGAACGCAACCTCCTTTCGCTCGAAGTGCTGCATGAAAACGTCCATGGCATGGCACAACAAATGCGCCGGCTGCTCGACTTCGATCCCGCGCCAAACGCAGCCCTGTTGGTCAACAACTTCGAGTGGATGCGCGGATTCAGCTTCCTCGATTTTCTGCGCGACGTGGGCAAGCACTTTCCGGTCAACGTCATGCTCACGAAAGATTCGGTCCGCAGCCGACTCGAACGGAGCGACTCGGGCCTGAGCTACACCGAGTTCAGCTACATGCTACTGCAGGCCTTCGACTTCGTGCATCTGAAACGCGAGTTCGCTTGCGAACTACAGATCGGCGGCAGTGATCAATGGGGCAACATCACGGCAGGCATTGATCTCGCCCGGCGGCTCGACGGTGTGCAACTCTACGGCATGACGGCGCCGCTACTCACCAAGAGCGATGGCTCGAAGATGGGCAAGACCGAGGGGGGAGCCGTGTGGCTCTCGCCCGAGCGGACCAGCCCCTACCAGTTCTACCAGTACTGGATCAACGTCGACGATGCCGACGCTGGCAAATGTCTGCGCACCTTCACCGAGCTCGCGCACGAGGAGATCGAAGCGCTCGACGCCGCGCGGACCGCCGATCCCGCGCGGCGCGAAAGTCAAAAACGTCTGGCGGAAGAGCTCACTCGGCTCATCCACGGCGACGAGGGGCTGGCTGCCGCGCAGCGTGCCACGCAGATCTTCTTCGGCGCCGAAATCGATCGCCTGAACGACGACGAACTGGCCCAGATCTTTGCCGACGTGCCGAGCAAGGTGCTCCCCCGCACGCGCCTCGAGGAAGGGGGCTTCACGATCGTCGAGGCCCTGGTCGAGGCCGCCTTGGCCAAGAGCAAAGGGGAGGCCCGCCGCACCGTGGAACAAGGGGGCGCCTACGTCAGTAACCGGCGGATCGAGTCGATCGATACGCCGCTGACGGTGGCCCATCTCGCCGGCTCGACCACGATGGTCCTGCGCACCGGCAAGAAGAAGTACGCCCTGCTGCGGTTCGCGTAA
- the ispD gene encoding 2-C-methyl-D-erythritol 4-phosphate cytidylyltransferase → MAKFAVILPAAGKSSRFRDKHYKKPFAPLDNRAVWLHSAEKFLNRDDVKQFIVVISPEDQEYFKFKFAANVSIMGIEVVLGGAERADSVEKGLARVKPDIDCVCIHDAARPCLAEEWIDKVFEAGARTGAAIYGVPVASTLKRVGADHNVVETVSREHLWEAQTPQVFQRQILLDAFAKRDGFVATDEAQLVERIGETVHVLHGSPLNLKIATQDDLRLASQVMKVLPKPKLNTPSHPFADDMWR, encoded by the coding sequence ATGGCCAAGTTTGCCGTCATCCTGCCGGCTGCGGGCAAGAGCAGCCGCTTTCGCGACAAGCACTACAAGAAGCCCTTTGCCCCGCTCGACAATCGCGCGGTGTGGCTCCACTCGGCCGAGAAGTTCCTCAACCGAGACGACGTGAAGCAGTTCATTGTCGTCATCTCGCCCGAGGATCAAGAGTATTTCAAGTTCAAGTTCGCGGCGAACGTCTCGATCATGGGCATCGAGGTTGTGCTGGGAGGGGCCGAGCGGGCCGATTCGGTCGAAAAAGGACTGGCGCGCGTCAAGCCCGACATCGACTGCGTCTGCATCCACGACGCGGCGCGCCCCTGCCTGGCCGAGGAATGGATCGACAAGGTCTTCGAGGCGGGCGCCCGGACCGGGGCGGCGATCTACGGCGTACCGGTCGCCAGCACCCTGAAGCGCGTCGGTGCGGACCACAACGTGGTCGAGACCGTCAGCCGCGAGCACCTGTGGGAGGCGCAGACGCCGCAGGTCTTCCAGCGGCAAATCCTGCTCGATGCCTTTGCCAAGCGAGATGGCTTCGTGGCCACCGACGAAGCCCAACTCGTCGAGCGCATCGGCGAGACCGTACACGTTTTGCACGGCTCGCCCCTGAATCTGAAAATCGCCACGCAGGACGATCTGCGTCTGGCGTCCCAGGTGATGAAGGTGCTGCCCAAGCCCAAGCTCAATACGCCATCGCACCCTTTTGCCGACGACATGTGGCGCTAG
- the rlmN gene encoding 23S rRNA (adenine(2503)-C(2))-methyltransferase RlmN, which translates to MEHLLDHPDAKLAAWCAARGVPTYRAGQIRRWLFAGRADGFEAMSDLSKSMRTDLAADFQFWTTEIATHQHAPDGTEKLLLRLADGHRIECVLLRDGERRTICISTQVGCAMGCVFCASGLDGVARNLTTGEIVEQMLRLQQRLAPDERLSHIVVMGMGEPLANLDRLLPALAEATSPVGLGISARRITISTVGLPPAIDRLAREDIHYQLAVSLHAADDELRNQLVPVNKNIGLAAVLAAADRYFAATGRRLTYEYVLLGEVNDRPEDARRLAGLLAGRNALINVIPYNAVSGLGYARPSNKAIERFRSILEQAGVRIQIRQRKGHEIDAACGQLRRSQALSTLPILS; encoded by the coding sequence GTGGAACATCTGCTCGACCATCCCGACGCGAAGCTCGCCGCGTGGTGCGCTGCGCGCGGAGTGCCGACGTATCGAGCAGGACAGATCCGGCGTTGGCTGTTTGCCGGCCGGGCCGACGGCTTCGAGGCGATGTCCGATCTGTCGAAGTCGATGCGGACCGATCTTGCCGCCGACTTTCAATTCTGGACCACCGAGATCGCCACGCATCAGCACGCGCCCGACGGCACCGAGAAGTTGCTATTGCGACTGGCCGACGGTCACCGCATCGAATGCGTGTTGCTGCGCGACGGCGAGCGCCGCACGATCTGCATCAGCACGCAGGTTGGCTGCGCGATGGGGTGCGTCTTTTGCGCCAGCGGACTCGACGGCGTGGCCCGCAATCTGACGACGGGCGAAATCGTCGAACAGATGCTCCGCCTGCAGCAACGGCTGGCTCCCGACGAACGCCTGAGCCACATCGTCGTGATGGGCATGGGAGAACCGCTGGCGAACCTCGATCGCTTGCTGCCCGCCTTGGCCGAGGCCACGTCGCCCGTGGGGCTGGGGATCAGCGCGCGGCGCATCACGATCTCGACCGTGGGGCTTCCGCCTGCCATCGATCGCCTGGCGCGTGAGGATATTCATTACCAGCTAGCGGTCTCGCTGCATGCGGCCGACGATGAGCTGCGCAATCAACTGGTGCCGGTGAACAAGAACATCGGGCTGGCCGCCGTCCTGGCCGCGGCCGATCGCTACTTCGCGGCGACCGGGCGTCGCCTGACCTACGAGTACGTGCTGCTCGGCGAAGTGAACGATCGTCCGGAGGATGCCCGGCGTCTGGCCGGGTTGCTGGCCGGCCGGAACGCCTTGATCAACGTGATCCCCTACAACGCCGTTTCGGGGCTGGGTTATGCCCGGCCGTCGAACAAGGCGATCGAACGCTTTCGTTCGATTCTCGAGCAGGCAGGGGTGCGGATTCAAATTCGTCAGCGCAAAGGGCACGAGATCGACGCCGCCTGCGGACAGTTGCGTCGTTCGCAGGCACTCTCGACGCTACCGATCCTCTCATAA
- a CDS encoding sigma-70 family RNA polymerase sigma factor — MGTQLATAEGSSGPHYELRDPDVRLMMAVRDGDARAFEELMLRYQNRLVTILEHLIGNRETAEDLTQEVFLRVYRARHTYVPGAKFSTWLYTIANNLAANARRSRSRRKEVNLPTQGSGPQAANPLAELAQAASGLMPARQLDKAEMRDIVRLSLAVLSERQRMAVLLNKFENMSYADIATTMDMTPQAVKSLLMRARVNLKEVLEPYLEEGSRPRTEPST, encoded by the coding sequence ATGGGCACCCAGTTGGCCACGGCCGAAGGATCGTCGGGCCCTCATTACGAGCTGCGCGATCCCGACGTGCGGCTGATGATGGCCGTGCGCGACGGTGATGCCCGGGCGTTCGAAGAGCTGATGCTCCGCTATCAGAATCGTCTGGTGACGATTCTCGAGCACCTGATCGGCAATCGCGAGACGGCCGAGGATCTCACGCAGGAGGTGTTTCTGCGGGTATATCGCGCGCGGCACACATACGTGCCCGGCGCCAAGTTCTCGACCTGGCTCTACACGATCGCGAACAACCTGGCGGCGAATGCACGCCGCTCGAGGTCGCGGCGCAAAGAGGTAAACCTGCCGACGCAGGGGAGTGGCCCGCAGGCGGCGAACCCCCTGGCCGAGTTGGCCCAGGCGGCCAGCGGCTTGATGCCGGCGCGGCAATTGGACAAGGCCGAGATGCGCGACATCGTCCGGCTTTCGCTGGCGGTCCTGAGCGAGCGGCAGCGGATGGCCGTGCTGCTCAATAAGTTCGAGAACATGAGCTACGCCGATATCGCCACGACGATGGACATGACGCCGCAGGCAGTGAAATCGCTGCTCATGCGGGCGCGGGTGAACCTGAAAGAAGTGCTCGAACCCTACCTGGAAGAAGGATCGCGACCGCGGACGGAGCCCTCGACTTGA